The genomic interval GATGCTGGAAGGAAAACCCGACCCTTGAGACAATTGCGCCGGATCATCGCGTGGCATGCTGGGTTGATGTGAAAACAGGGAGAGCGCGTTGATATGGCTGATAATAATGTGTTGGTACGCGTAGATAATCTTGTAAAGCATTTCCCGATCATGCGCGGCTTGTTTCAGAAGCAAGTCGGCGCGGTGCGCGCGGTAGATGGCCTTTCCTTTGAAGTAAAACGCGGCGAAACGCTGGGACTCGTGGGCGAATCCGGCTGTGGGAAATCGACCACCGGTCGCGCCGTATTACAGTTGTATCGCCCCACCTCTGGCAATGTCCACTTCGACGGGACCGACCTAACGAAGATCAAGGGTGAGGAACTGCGCGCCATGCGCCGCAAGATGCAAATGATCTTTCAGGATCCATACGCCAGCCTGAACCCGCGCATGACCGTGGGAGAGATCGTCCGCGAACCGCTGATCGTCCACAATGTGGCGACCGAATCCGAAGCCAACGAACGCGTCAAGCAACTGCTCGAGCTTGTAAAACTGAACCCATCCTTCTCCACGCGCTATCCGCATGAATTCTCCGGCGGACAACGCCAACGTATCGGCATCGCCCGCGCGCTGGCGTTACAGCCCTCATTCATCGTGTGCGATGAACCCATCTCGGCTCTGGATGTTTCGATCCAGGCGCAGGTGGTGAACCTGCTCGAGGAACTCCAGAAAGAATTTAACCTCACCTACCTGTTCATTGCCCACGATCTTTCGATGGTGCGCCATATCAGCGACCGCGTGGCGGTGATGTATCTGGGCGTTATTGTAGAACTGACCACGCGAGACGAGCTTTACAGCCATCCCCTCCATCCCTACTCGCAAGCCCTTTTATCGGCCGTGCCAATCCCCGACCCGGTGGCTGAAACCGCGCGTCAACGAATCATCCTGACCGGCGATGTTCCTTCGCCAGCCAACCCGCCCTCCGGTTGTCGCTTCCGCACCCGTTGCCCGATCGCTGAAGCAAAATGCGCGGAATCTCGACCGGACTTCCGTGAAATAAAGCCAGGCCACTTTGTCGCCTGTTTCTTTGCCGATCGATATTTGTAAGACAAATCTTGAAAGGA from Candidatus Defluviilinea gracilis carries:
- a CDS encoding dipeptide ABC transporter ATP-binding protein — protein: MADNNVLVRVDNLVKHFPIMRGLFQKQVGAVRAVDGLSFEVKRGETLGLVGESGCGKSTTGRAVLQLYRPTSGNVHFDGTDLTKIKGEELRAMRRKMQMIFQDPYASLNPRMTVGEIVREPLIVHNVATESEANERVKQLLELVKLNPSFSTRYPHEFSGGQRQRIGIARALALQPSFIVCDEPISALDVSIQAQVVNLLEELQKEFNLTYLFIAHDLSMVRHISDRVAVMYLGVIVELTTRDELYSHPLHPYSQALLSAVPIPDPVAETARQRIILTGDVPSPANPPSGCRFRTRCPIAEAKCAESRPDFREIKPGHFVACFFADRYL